A DNA window from Halomicrobium mukohataei DSM 12286 contains the following coding sequences:
- a CDS encoding NAD(P)-dependent glycerol-1-phosphate dehydrogenase gives MFDKTSWIRLPHNVVVGHGVLDQTVAAVEDIHLSGRPLIVASPTPYSVAGERVVAQFEDADADPAEVIVEEASFEAVESVIETARSVDAGYLLGVGGGKAIDIAKMAADELNLGFVSVPTAASHDGIVSGRGSVPEGDTRHSVASEPPLAVVADTEILAEAPWRLTTAGCADIISNYTAVRDWQLAHRLKNVEYSEYAGELARMTAEMLVENAGSIKQGLEESSWIVVKALVSSGVAMSIADSSRPASGAEHLFSHQLDRIAPDAALHGHQVGVGSIMTEYLHSGAKGQWIDVRDALASIGAPTTADELGIDDDTVLEALTTAHEIRDRYTILGDGMSEAAAREAATVTGVI, from the coding sequence ATGTTCGACAAAACGAGCTGGATCAGGCTCCCCCACAACGTGGTGGTGGGCCACGGCGTCCTCGACCAGACTGTCGCGGCCGTCGAGGACATCCACCTCTCCGGGCGGCCGCTGATCGTCGCCAGCCCGACGCCGTACAGCGTGGCCGGCGAGCGCGTCGTCGCGCAGTTCGAGGACGCCGACGCAGATCCGGCCGAGGTGATCGTCGAGGAGGCCAGCTTCGAAGCCGTAGAGTCGGTCATCGAGACCGCCCGCTCGGTCGACGCCGGCTACCTGCTGGGCGTCGGCGGCGGGAAGGCCATCGACATCGCGAAGATGGCCGCCGACGAGCTGAACCTGGGCTTCGTCTCCGTGCCGACCGCTGCCAGTCACGACGGCATCGTCTCCGGACGCGGTTCGGTCCCGGAGGGCGATACGCGCCACAGCGTCGCCTCTGAGCCGCCCCTGGCCGTCGTCGCCGACACCGAGATCCTCGCCGAAGCCCCCTGGCGGCTGACCACCGCGGGCTGTGCCGACATCATCTCGAACTACACCGCGGTCCGGGACTGGCAGCTGGCTCACCGACTGAAAAACGTCGAGTACTCGGAGTACGCGGGCGAGCTGGCCCGGATGACCGCGGAGATGCTCGTCGAGAACGCCGGCTCGATCAAGCAGGGACTCGAAGAGTCGTCGTGGATCGTCGTCAAGGCGCTGGTCTCCTCCGGCGTCGCCATGTCGATCGCCGACTCCTCGCGGCCCGCCTCCGGCGCTGAACACCTCTTTTCCCACCAGCTCGACCGAATCGCGCCCGACGCCGCGCTCCACGGCCACCAGGTCGGCGTCGGCTCGATCATGACCGAGTACCTCCACAGCGGCGCGAAAGGGCAGTGGATCGACGTTCGCGACGCGCTGGCCTCGATCGGCGCACCAACGACGGCCGACGAGCTGGGGATCGACGACGACACCGTACTGGAAGCGCTGACGACCGCCCACGAGATCCGAGATCGCTACACGATCCTGGGCGACGGCATGAGCGAGGCCGCCGCTCGGGAGGCGGCGACCGTGACCGGCGTTATCTGA
- a CDS encoding NAD-dependent epimerase/dehydratase family protein has translation MDSVLIIGGTRFIGRATVEEFREHGYDVTICNRGNHANPFADDPGVGHVEGDRRDRDDLEAVREQVDPDAVIDCVAYFPEDVRVATDVFADAEAYVYVSSGASYGVERVPKRENETPLCECTPEQATTDSAATYGPRKAEGDREVFAAAERGVRAMSVRPTVVYGPHDYTERFDYWIDRVDNHDRVAVPGDGLSLWQLVYVEDVASALRVVAESGTAGEAYNVGDDHVPTLGEWVDLLAAACDTTVERVAVSERELRRVGLESTEFPLYRASPHLLSTAKLRSLGWSSTPHEAALAATVDEHRESERTGRGEGPDRADETALLASLDE, from the coding sequence ATGGACTCGGTGCTGATCATCGGCGGGACGCGCTTCATCGGCCGGGCGACGGTCGAGGAGTTCCGCGAGCACGGCTACGACGTGACGATCTGTAACCGCGGGAACCACGCCAATCCCTTCGCAGACGATCCCGGCGTCGGTCACGTCGAGGGCGACCGACGCGATCGCGACGACCTCGAAGCGGTTCGCGAACAGGTCGACCCCGACGCCGTGATCGACTGCGTGGCCTACTTCCCCGAGGACGTGCGCGTCGCGACCGACGTGTTCGCCGACGCCGAGGCCTACGTCTACGTCTCCAGTGGCGCGTCCTACGGCGTCGAGCGCGTCCCGAAGCGAGAGAACGAGACGCCGCTGTGTGAGTGTACGCCCGAACAGGCGACGACCGACAGTGCGGCGACCTACGGGCCGCGGAAAGCCGAGGGCGACCGCGAGGTGTTCGCGGCGGCCGAGCGCGGGGTACGCGCCATGAGCGTCCGCCCCACCGTCGTTTACGGGCCACACGACTACACCGAGCGCTTCGACTACTGGATCGATCGCGTGGACAACCACGACCGCGTCGCCGTGCCGGGCGACGGGCTGAGCCTCTGGCAGCTGGTCTACGTCGAGGACGTCGCCAGCGCGCTCCGGGTCGTCGCCGAGTCGGGCACTGCCGGCGAGGCGTACAACGTCGGCGACGACCACGTCCCGACGCTGGGCGAGTGGGTCGATCTGCTGGCAGCGGCCTGTGACACCACGGTCGAACGAGTGGCGGTGAGCGAGCGCGAACTGAGGCGTGTCGGACTCGAATCGACGGAGTTCCCGCTGTATCGGGCCTCGCCACACCTGCTCTCGACGGCGAAGCTGCGCTCGCTGGGCTGGTCGTCGACGCCACACGAGGCGGCACTGGCGGCGACGGTCGACGAACACCGCGAGAGCGAGCGCACGGGGCGAGGCGAGGGGCCCGACCGGGCCGACGAGACGGCGCTGTTGGCGTCGCTCGACGAGTGA
- the gltB gene encoding glutamate synthase large subunit, which yields MVERQQSDRSGSAAGLADPTDARSNCGVGVVMDLDGGSHDWVVQDGLELLANLEHRGTTGAEEDTGDGAGIMLQIPHDFFADELDIDLPDPGAYAVGTLFLPQDDDEAAALKDLVESTLAEEGLDVLAWRSVPTDNEDLGATALESEPDVTQVVVTSATGATGDAFSRQLYVGRRVLENEIETAEPAGHERFYVCSLDHETIVYKGLLKAEQLSGYYPDLSDERFESTFALVHARFSTNTLGAWHLAHPYRNIIHNGEFNTIQGNINWMRARETDIESDAFDDGEQSAQSDIEKIKPIIDDPDQSDTASVDNALELLLQDGRDLPHALRMLIPEAWRGEMNDVQGDRRDFYDYHASLVEPWDGPALVAATDGDRVGAVLDRNGLRPCRYDILQDNTLVMSSEAGALDHTADEIDERGRLQPGQCFLADPEEGRVIPDEEVFEDISDEKYGEWVEHEQVGIDDIAGRESDAPIGDVDGLRSHQAMYGYTYDEVDHLIQPMAEKGKDPVGSMGDDTPLSVLSQFNRPLFTYFKQLFAQVTNPPLDYIREELVTSLESRLGYQRNLLAETQEHARQLVLDSPILSDEETAAIKELDENGMSSAVLDITYERGTDLREAIEDVRDEATAAATDADVLVLSDRAAGEDRVPIPSLLAVGGIHHHLVRNGLRNHVGLVVESGDPRAVHHFATLIGYGAGAVNPYLAYQTIDDLVAGPDGADLEAAIGAYITAVEDGLLKTMAKMGISTVESYQGAQIFEAVGLGSDFVAEYFEGTTCRTEGIGIDEIEADLRQRHDIAWSEEEPDMPRQGEYEFRSDGIHHQWNPDTVGKLQQAVRMGDYETYKEFAAEINDQQQTLQTLRGLLEFDDDARESIPVEDVEPVSEIVQRFETAAMSLGSLSPEMHENNAIAMNRIGANANTGEGGEPPERFGTEKECTTKQVASGRFGVTSDYLASAEEIQIKMAQGSKPGEGGHLPGKKVNEMIAHVRYATPGVGLISPPPLHDIYSIEDLKQLIHDLKAANPDADINVKLVAEDGIGTIAAGVAKANADVVHISGHSGGTGASPKTSIKNAGLPWELGLAEANQMLSATELRDRIRVTSDGGMKTGRDVAVAALLGSEGYIFGTASMVTSGCVMARQCHENTCPVGVATQNEKLRDRFPGEPQHVVNYMTFIAQELREIMAELGFETIDEMVGRAELLRQRDDIENPKAKKLNLSGLVAEPEGDQRIKSREQDHDIDEQLDWELIEAARPALEDREPVAIETEIDNVHRAVGATLSNRISERYGTDGLADDTIRVDLDGTAGQSFGAFLQDGVTMALDGTANDYVGKGLSGGKVIVETPQTAAFDPAENIVVGNVALYGATQGEAYVNGMAGERFAVRNSGVKGVVEGVGDHGCEYMTGGAIVVLGETGKNFAAGMSGGVAYVYDPDGDFEQRANTGMVSLSRTLEGKDEQMLTRLVENHAAYTDSERAKTLLDDWDAALSDFVKIMPDAYAEVIDERDRDDVRNEPPASATPEAGAAEGGIATSDD from the coding sequence ATGGTTGAGCGACAGCAGAGTGACCGGTCCGGGAGCGCCGCAGGGCTCGCGGACCCGACCGATGCTCGGTCGAACTGCGGTGTCGGGGTCGTCATGGATCTCGACGGCGGGTCACACGACTGGGTGGTACAGGACGGACTCGAACTACTGGCGAACCTCGAACACCGCGGGACCACCGGTGCCGAAGAGGACACCGGCGACGGCGCAGGTATCATGCTGCAGATCCCACACGATTTCTTCGCGGACGAACTCGACATCGATCTCCCCGACCCCGGCGCGTACGCCGTCGGGACGCTCTTTCTCCCACAGGACGACGACGAGGCCGCGGCGCTGAAAGATCTCGTCGAATCGACGCTGGCCGAAGAAGGGCTCGACGTGCTGGCCTGGCGCTCGGTGCCGACGGACAACGAGGATCTCGGCGCGACGGCACTCGAATCGGAGCCGGACGTGACACAGGTCGTCGTCACGTCGGCCACCGGCGCGACCGGCGACGCCTTCTCGCGACAGCTCTACGTCGGTCGCCGCGTGCTGGAGAACGAAATCGAGACGGCGGAGCCGGCGGGCCACGAACGGTTCTACGTCTGCTCGCTGGACCACGAGACGATCGTCTACAAGGGGCTGTTGAAGGCGGAACAGCTGTCGGGCTACTACCCCGATCTGAGCGACGAGCGGTTCGAATCGACGTTCGCGCTGGTCCACGCCCGCTTCTCGACGAACACGCTCGGCGCGTGGCACCTCGCTCACCCGTATCGGAACATCATCCACAACGGCGAGTTCAACACGATCCAGGGCAACATCAACTGGATGCGCGCCCGCGAGACCGACATCGAGAGCGACGCGTTCGACGACGGCGAGCAGAGCGCGCAGTCGGACATCGAGAAGATCAAGCCGATCATCGACGATCCCGACCAGTCCGACACCGCGAGCGTCGACAACGCGCTCGAACTCCTCTTGCAGGACGGTCGAGACCTGCCCCACGCGCTCCGGATGCTCATTCCGGAGGCCTGGCGGGGCGAGATGAACGACGTGCAGGGCGACCGGCGGGACTTCTACGACTACCACGCCTCGCTCGTCGAACCGTGGGACGGTCCGGCGCTCGTCGCCGCCACCGACGGTGACCGCGTCGGCGCAGTGCTCGACCGCAACGGCCTGCGCCCCTGCCGGTACGACATCCTGCAGGACAACACGCTGGTGATGTCCTCCGAAGCCGGCGCGCTCGATCACACCGCCGACGAGATCGACGAACGCGGCCGTCTCCAGCCGGGGCAGTGCTTCCTCGCCGATCCCGAAGAGGGTCGCGTCATCCCCGACGAAGAGGTGTTCGAGGACATCAGCGACGAGAAGTACGGCGAGTGGGTCGAACACGAACAGGTCGGCATCGACGACATCGCCGGCCGCGAGTCCGACGCGCCGATCGGCGACGTGGACGGACTCCGGAGCCATCAGGCGATGTACGGCTACACCTACGACGAGGTCGACCACCTCATCCAGCCGATGGCCGAGAAGGGGAAAGACCCCGTCGGCTCGATGGGCGACGACACGCCGCTGTCGGTGCTCTCTCAGTTCAACCGGCCGCTGTTTACCTACTTCAAGCAGCTGTTCGCACAGGTGACGAACCCGCCGCTGGACTACATCCGCGAAGAACTCGTCACCTCGCTGGAGTCGCGGCTGGGCTACCAGCGGAATCTGCTGGCCGAGACACAGGAACACGCCCGCCAGCTGGTGCTCGACTCGCCGATCCTCAGCGACGAGGAGACGGCGGCGATCAAAGAGCTGGACGAGAACGGGATGTCGTCGGCCGTCCTCGATATCACCTACGAGAGAGGGACCGACCTCCGGGAGGCGATCGAGGACGTTCGCGACGAGGCGACCGCGGCCGCGACCGACGCCGACGTGCTCGTGCTCTCGGACCGCGCGGCGGGCGAAGACCGCGTCCCGATCCCGAGCCTGCTGGCGGTCGGCGGCATCCACCACCACCTCGTCCGCAACGGGCTTCGCAACCACGTCGGACTCGTCGTGGAGTCCGGTGATCCACGGGCGGTGCATCACTTCGCGACGCTGATCGGCTACGGTGCGGGTGCGGTCAACCCCTACCTCGCCTACCAGACGATCGACGACCTCGTCGCCGGGCCGGACGGTGCGGACCTGGAGGCAGCGATCGGCGCGTACATCACCGCCGTCGAGGACGGACTGCTGAAGACGATGGCCAAGATGGGCATCTCGACGGTCGAGTCCTACCAGGGAGCCCAGATCTTCGAAGCCGTCGGGCTCGGCTCGGACTTCGTCGCCGAGTACTTCGAGGGGACGACCTGCCGCACGGAGGGGATCGGCATCGACGAGATCGAGGCCGACCTCCGCCAGCGCCACGATATCGCCTGGAGCGAAGAGGAGCCGGACATGCCCCGACAGGGCGAGTACGAGTTCCGGTCGGACGGGATCCACCACCAGTGGAACCCGGATACGGTGGGCAAGCTCCAGCAGGCGGTCCGGATGGGCGACTACGAGACCTACAAGGAGTTCGCAGCGGAGATCAACGACCAACAGCAGACCCTCCAGACGCTGCGGGGCCTCCTGGAGTTCGACGACGATGCCCGCGAGTCGATCCCGGTCGAGGACGTAGAGCCCGTCTCGGAGATCGTACAGCGCTTCGAGACGGCCGCGATGAGCCTCGGGAGCCTCTCTCCCGAGATGCACGAGAACAACGCCATCGCGATGAACCGGATCGGTGCCAACGCCAACACCGGCGAGGGCGGCGAGCCGCCCGAGCGGTTCGGGACCGAGAAGGAGTGTACGACCAAGCAGGTCGCCTCCGGGCGCTTCGGCGTCACGAGCGACTACCTCGCCTCTGCCGAGGAGATCCAGATCAAGATGGCACAGGGCTCCAAGCCCGGCGAGGGCGGGCACCTGCCCGGCAAGAAGGTCAACGAGATGATCGCCCACGTCCGGTACGCGACGCCGGGCGTCGGCCTCATCTCTCCGCCGCCGCTGCACGACATCTACTCCATCGAGGACCTCAAGCAGCTGATCCACGACCTGAAGGCGGCCAACCCCGACGCCGACATCAACGTCAAGCTCGTCGCGGAGGACGGCATCGGGACGATCGCGGCCGGCGTCGCGAAGGCGAACGCCGACGTGGTCCACATCTCGGGCCACTCCGGTGGGACCGGCGCGTCGCCGAAGACGTCGATCAAGAACGCCGGCCTCCCCTGGGAGCTGGGGCTGGCCGAGGCAAACCAGATGCTCAGCGCGACCGAACTGCGCGACCGGATCAGAGTCACCTCCGACGGCGGGATGAAGACCGGCCGCGACGTGGCCGTCGCCGCGCTGCTGGGCTCGGAAGGGTACATCTTCGGAACCGCGTCGATGGTCACCTCGGGCTGTGTGATGGCCCGACAGTGCCACGAGAACACCTGCCCGGTCGGCGTCGCCACCCAGAACGAGAAGCTACGTGACCGCTTCCCGGGCGAACCCCAGCACGTGGTCAACTACATGACCTTCATCGCCCAGGAGCTGCGCGAGATCATGGCCGAGCTCGGCTTCGAGACCATCGACGAGATGGTCGGTCGAGCGGAGCTGCTCCGACAGCGCGACGACATCGAGAACCCCAAGGCCAAGAAGCTGAACCTCTCCGGACTCGTCGCCGAGCCGGAGGGCGACCAGCGCATCAAGAGCCGCGAGCAGGACCACGACATCGACGAGCAACTCGACTGGGAGCTCATCGAGGCCGCCCGGCCGGCGCTCGAAGACCGCGAGCCGGTCGCGATCGAGACGGAGATCGACAACGTCCACCGCGCGGTCGGTGCGACCCTCTCGAACCGCATCAGCGAGCGGTACGGCACCGACGGACTGGCCGACGACACCATCCGCGTCGACCTCGACGGGACGGCCGGCCAGTCGTTCGGGGCCTTCCTGCAGGACGGCGTGACCATGGCGCTGGACGGGACCGCCAACGACTACGTCGGCAAGGGCCTCTCCGGCGGGAAGGTGATCGTCGAGACGCCACAGACGGCCGCCTTCGACCCCGCCGAGAACATCGTCGTCGGCAACGTCGCGCTGTACGGCGCGACCCAGGGCGAGGCCTACGTCAACGGGATGGCCGGCGAACGCTTCGCCGTCCGCAACTCCGGGGTCAAGGGCGTCGTCGAGGGCGTCGGCGACCACGGCTGTGAGTACATGACCGGCGGTGCCATCGTCGTCCTGGGCGAGACGGGCAAGAACTTCGCGGCCGGGATGTCCGGCGGCGTCGCCTACGTCTACGACCCCGACGGCGACTTCGAGCAGCGAGCCAACACCGGGATGGTCTCGCTGTCTCGAACGCTGGAAGGGAAAGACGAGCAGATGCTCACCCGACTGGTCGAGAACCACGCCGCCTACACGGACTCCGAGCGGGCGAAGACGCTGCTCGACGACTGGGACGCGGCGCTGTCGGACTTCGTGAAGATCATGCCCGACGCCTACGCCGAGGTCATCGACGAGCGCGACCGCGACGACGTGCGCAACGAACCGCCCGCGTCGGCCACGCCCGAGGCTGGCGCGGCCGAGGGCGGTATCGCGACCAGCGACGACTGA
- a CDS encoding Glu/Leu/Phe/Val family dehydrogenase — protein MADVNPFESFQEQVDDAAAYLDVDEGMLDRLKNPERILETNLAVEMDDGSIEVFRAYRSQFNGDRGPYKGGIRYHPNVSREEVKALSGWMAYKTATVDIPLGGGKGGIIIDPSDYSESELERVTRAFAKELTPLIGEDRDVPAPDVNTGQREMNWIKDTYETIERTTEPGVITGKDLASGGSEGRVEATGRSTVIAAREAFDYLGEDIADATVAIQGYGNAGWITAKLVEQMGATVVAVSDSSGGIYSEDGFDAVAAKDHKRETGSVVGFHGADEEITNEELLQLDVDLLVPAALENAIDAEIAEGVQADVISEAANGPITPDGDDVLEQKDVLIVPDILANAGGVTVSYFEWVQNRQRFYWDEETVNERLEDIIVEQFDTLVDAYEEHDLPNMRIAAYVVAIERVLTAAEQSGTWP, from the coding sequence ATGGCAGACGTGAACCCGTTCGAGAGTTTCCAGGAGCAGGTAGACGACGCGGCAGCGTACCTCGACGTCGACGAGGGAATGCTCGATCGTCTCAAGAACCCGGAGCGCATTCTGGAGACGAACCTCGCCGTCGAGATGGACGACGGCTCCATCGAAGTGTTCCGCGCGTACCGCTCGCAGTTCAACGGCGACCGCGGCCCGTACAAGGGCGGAATCCGCTATCACCCGAACGTCTCTCGCGAAGAAGTGAAAGCACTGTCGGGCTGGATGGCCTACAAGACGGCGACGGTCGACATCCCGCTCGGCGGCGGTAAGGGAGGTATCATCATCGACCCCAGCGACTACTCCGAGAGCGAACTCGAACGCGTCACCCGCGCGTTCGCGAAGGAGTTGACGCCGCTGATCGGCGAGGACCGAGACGTGCCCGCGCCCGACGTGAACACGGGCCAGCGCGAGATGAACTGGATCAAAGACACCTACGAGACGATCGAGCGCACGACCGAGCCCGGCGTCATCACCGGGAAGGACCTCGCGAGCGGCGGCAGCGAGGGCCGCGTCGAGGCGACCGGTCGCTCGACGGTCATCGCCGCCCGCGAGGCTTTCGACTACCTCGGCGAGGACATCGCCGACGCCACCGTCGCAATCCAGGGCTACGGGAACGCGGGCTGGATCACCGCCAAGCTCGTCGAGCAGATGGGTGCGACGGTCGTCGCCGTCTCGGACTCCAGCGGTGGGATCTACAGCGAGGACGGCTTCGACGCCGTCGCAGCGAAAGACCACAAGCGTGAGACCGGCTCCGTCGTCGGCTTCCACGGTGCCGACGAGGAGATCACGAACGAGGAGCTCCTCCAGCTCGACGTGGATCTGCTGGTCCCGGCCGCACTGGAGAACGCGATCGACGCAGAGATCGCCGAGGGCGTCCAGGCGGACGTGATCTCGGAGGCAGCCAACGGCCCAATCACGCCCGACGGCGACGACGTGCTCGAACAGAAAGACGTGCTCATCGTCCCCGACATCCTCGCCAACGCCGGTGGCGTCACGGTGTCGTACTTCGAGTGGGTCCAGAACCGCCAGCGCTTCTACTGGGACGAGGAGACCGTCAACGAGCGGCTCGAAGACATCATCGTCGAGCAGTTCGACACGCTCGTCGACGCCTACGAGGAACACGACCTCCCGAACATGCGCATCGCGGCCTACGTCGTCGCCATCGAGCGCGTGCTGACCGCCGCCGAGCAGTCCGGCACCTGGCCGTAG
- a CDS encoding NosD domain-containing protein codes for MGHSNSTHRGVALVVLALVVAAAVPGVVGSQTASIDECRTIEQSGTYELSGAIEATDVDRCLEIRSDDVVVEGNGHTLAGGDRDEGTVGIHVGGSENVQIQNVVVTGWDTGLHAAAADGATISGVTAVENTDGIEIVGSDGVTLNGPTARANTERGLSLGRGATNTVVRGGVAADNGADLAVAGGDGNRVRSLSLGESTAPETRVSATPIRNATIRSVESIPNSPDGQQSAGRAAAITALGSDTELSLRLHYEDGDVDDESALSIWSYGAESWATVGGSVDAEQNRVSASIDRSAFPTGTTRFAALAGEGSSTRQTATETPTATPTSTPVSTEATDTATDGTEAATATSAGGGDDETPSDERESTDTAETTREGDESAAGDGTAVNASADGAADTESTGGERTGTTTSEGAAGESGGGVLIYLLAIPLLGLVVGGVVTGGLLVRRSDRVGEWLAGGEGDDENDADEGDDPKAETEGQTTGDAVRGVRDLTNCGDCGEIVGTNEQFCSQCGARLRENADDDPERPVPTTLTLSVGGREIAVRDGTTVDEQLRSLLRDGGKPEQTKWIDDGHLVFQRTDDGFVLTTRGDNLTRVNGERVRPGKTAHIAPGDEIEVSGLLALSVRQ; via the coding sequence ATGGGACACAGCAACAGCACGCACAGGGGTGTGGCTCTCGTCGTCCTGGCACTGGTGGTCGCAGCCGCGGTGCCGGGCGTCGTCGGGAGCCAGACCGCGAGTATCGACGAGTGTCGGACGATCGAACAGAGCGGGACCTACGAGCTGTCGGGCGCGATCGAGGCGACCGACGTGGACCGCTGTCTGGAGATCCGGAGCGACGACGTCGTCGTCGAGGGCAACGGCCACACGCTGGCCGGCGGTGACCGGGACGAGGGGACGGTCGGGATCCACGTCGGCGGGAGCGAGAACGTCCAGATCCAGAACGTCGTCGTCACGGGATGGGACACCGGTCTCCATGCCGCGGCCGCGGACGGCGCGACGATCAGCGGCGTCACCGCCGTCGAGAACACGGACGGAATCGAGATCGTCGGCAGCGACGGCGTGACTCTCAACGGTCCGACTGCCCGGGCGAACACAGAGCGGGGACTCTCACTCGGGCGCGGAGCGACCAACACCGTCGTCCGCGGCGGAGTCGCGGCCGACAACGGGGCGGACCTCGCCGTCGCGGGCGGCGACGGAAACCGAGTCCGATCGCTCTCGCTGGGCGAATCGACGGCCCCGGAGACGAGAGTCTCCGCGACGCCGATCAGGAACGCCACGATCCGGAGTGTGGAGTCGATTCCGAACTCTCCGGACGGACAGCAGTCGGCCGGTCGGGCCGCCGCGATCACGGCGCTGGGCAGCGACACCGAGCTCTCGCTGCGCCTCCACTACGAGGACGGTGACGTCGACGACGAGTCGGCGCTGTCGATCTGGAGCTACGGGGCCGAGAGCTGGGCGACGGTCGGCGGCAGCGTGGACGCGGAGCAAAACAGGGTCAGCGCATCGATCGACCGGTCGGCGTTCCCGACGGGGACGACGCGATTCGCCGCGCTGGCCGGCGAAGGGAGCTCGACGCGCCAGACGGCGACGGAGACGCCAACGGCGACGCCGACCAGCACGCCAGTGTCGACCGAGGCGACGGACACGGCGACGGACGGTACCGAAGCCGCGACCGCGACTTCGGCGGGCGGCGGCGACGACGAGACGCCGAGCGACGAGCGCGAGTCGACCGACACGGCGGAGACGACCCGAGAGGGCGACGAGTCGGCTGCCGGCGATGGGACGGCCGTGAACGCGAGCGCCGACGGCGCGGCCGACACCGAGAGCACGGGCGGCGAACGGACCGGCACGACGACGAGCGAGGGGGCCGCTGGCGAGAGCGGTGGCGGAGTGTTGATCTACCTGCTGGCAATCCCGCTCCTCGGGCTCGTCGTCGGCGGAGTCGTCACGGGCGGGCTCCTCGTCCGGCGATCCGACCGAGTCGGCGAGTGGCTTGCCGGTGGAGAGGGAGACGACGAGAACGACGCGGACGAAGGTGACGATCCGAAAGCAGAGACCGAAGGTCAGACGACCGGCGACGCCGTCCGTGGCGTTCGAGATCTGACCAACTGTGGGGACTGCGGGGAGATCGTCGGGACGAACGAGCAGTTCTGTAGCCAGTGTGGTGCGAGACTCCGCGAGAACGCCGACGACGACCCCGAGAGACCGGTCCCGACGACGCTGACGCTGTCGGTCGGCGGCCGCGAGATTGCGGTCAGAGACGGAACGACCGTCGACGAGCAACTCCGCTCCCTGTTGCGCGACGGCGGGAAGCCCGAACAGACCAAGTGGATCGACGACGGGCATCTCGTGTTCCAGCGAACGGACGACGGGTTCGTTCTCACGACCCGTGGCGACAACCTGACCAGAGTGAACGGCGAGCGAGTGCGCCCCGGCAAGACGGCGCACATTGCGCCCGGCGACGAGATCGAAGTGTCGGGACTGCTCGCGCTCTCGGTCAGACAGTAG